A single genomic interval of Streptococcus oralis subsp. dentisani harbors:
- a CDS encoding TetR/AcrR family transcriptional regulator, protein MKESNKRLKTKRIIENAMVQLLMDQPFDQISTVKLAEKAGISRSSFYTHYKDKYDMIEHYQSKLFHTFEYIFQKHAHHKRDAILEVFEYLESEPLLAALLSENGTKEIQNFLRNKLHIMLSTDLQKRFMQLQLSPIELEYSSIYLTNALFGVCQTWIAHGKKESPQEMTDFLMKMLGDTN, encoded by the coding sequence ATGAAAGAAAGCAACAAACGTTTAAAAACAAAGCGAATCATCGAAAATGCCATGGTTCAATTATTGATGGACCAACCCTTTGATCAAATTTCTACTGTCAAGTTAGCAGAAAAAGCCGGAATTAGTCGTTCCAGCTTTTACACTCACTACAAGGATAAGTATGATATGATTGAGCATTACCAAAGTAAGCTCTTTCATACCTTTGAGTATATTTTCCAAAAACATGCTCATCATAAAAGAGATGCTATTTTAGAAGTATTTGAATATTTAGAGTCTGAGCCACTCTTGGCTGCACTCTTATCTGAAAATGGTACAAAAGAAATCCAAAATTTCTTGAGAAATAAGCTTCATATTATGCTCAGCACTGACCTTCAAAAACGCTTTATGCAACTACAACTAAGTCCAATTGAACTCGAATATAGTAGCATTTATCTAACAAATGCCCTATTTGGTGTTTGCCAGACTTGGATTGCCCATGGAAAAAAAGAAAGTCCGCAAGAAATGACAGACTTCCTTATGAAAATGTTAGGTGATACAAACTAA
- the comC gene encoding competence-stimulating peptide ComC, with product MKNTVKLEQFKEVTETELQEIRGGEWRIPELIRNLIFPKRK from the coding sequence ATGAAAAATACAGTAAAGTTGGAACAATTTAAAGAAGTAACAGAAACAGAATTGCAGGAGATTCGGGGTGGGGAATGGAGAATTCCAGAATTAATACGTAATCTTATTTTTCCAAAAAGAAAATAA
- a CDS encoding YfhO family protein has translation MKSFFKTYWTYFISFIIPVVIMSGIYLSQGIYWNSDTSPLLGDGFHQYVIFDVALRNILHGNGSLFYTFTSGLGLNFYALSSYYLGSFLSPLVYFFNLSNMPDAVYLTTLLKFGLIGLSTFFSLTRLFKDIPKFLKLALSTSYALMSFTVSQLEIKTWLDVFILIPLIITGLHLLITQKKRLLYFTSLSILFIQNYYFGYMSALFLIFWYLCQISWDFKTRKSSFIDFIITSFLAGMASLIMTLPTLFDLQTHGENLTAITKLKTDSSWYLDIFAKQFIGSFDTTKYGSIPMIFVGLLPFILTILFFTIKSIRFHVKLTYAIFFTFLITSFYIEALDLFWQGMHTPNMFLHRYAWIFSTLLIYTAAEVLNRLKELKLWNLFVSFSLVLTGFLATVYFKSHYSFLTDLNILLTLEFLLVYALLLFAVIRKFISVNLFAILLSLFITAELSLNASSQMEGIVKEWAFASRSVYNRDITAMESILNQIDNPFTRTEKLQIQTGNDSMKFNYNGISQFSSVRNRSASTSLDKLGFKSSGTNLNLRYANNSILADSLFGIQYNISETSLDKYGFQEIYQKDHLILYKNQLSLPIAFATQSIYTDVNFNNHTLDNQALFINQLANLNLNYFSPIAYDKTDTSDGLTSITASANEDAKIDYQIEVPQNSQVYLSFSNLHFTNDKQKKVDILVNGEKKTFTTDNAFNFFNLGYTEEQKTFNISVSFPGNSQVSFESPTFYRLDTQALTEAIQKIKEQPVEVSTSKNKVFATYEVKQDTSIFFTIPYDKGWSAYQDGKKLEIKQAQTGFMKVDVPKGKGTITLSFIPNGFVIGAACSLTALLLFGIYNHRQNLSKTEKD, from the coding sequence ATGAAATCATTTTTTAAAACATATTGGACCTATTTTATTTCTTTCATTATTCCTGTAGTGATTATGTCTGGAATATATCTATCTCAAGGTATCTACTGGAATAGCGATACATCCCCACTATTAGGAGACGGTTTTCATCAATACGTTATTTTTGATGTAGCTTTACGAAATATTCTACATGGAAATGGTAGTTTGTTTTACACCTTTACAAGTGGCCTCGGACTGAATTTCTATGCTCTATCTAGTTATTACTTGGGTAGTTTTCTCTCACCTCTGGTTTACTTTTTTAATCTGTCGAATATGCCAGATGCTGTCTATCTAACCACTCTATTAAAATTTGGATTGATTGGTCTGTCAACCTTCTTTAGTTTGACTAGATTATTTAAAGATATCCCAAAATTTTTAAAACTTGCCTTATCTACTTCCTATGCTCTAATGAGTTTTACCGTTAGTCAGTTAGAGATAAAAACCTGGCTAGATGTTTTTATCTTGATTCCTTTAATTATAACTGGTTTACACCTACTTATAACACAAAAGAAGCGCCTACTATACTTTACAAGTTTGTCAATTTTATTTATTCAAAATTATTATTTTGGGTATATGTCAGCATTGTTTCTTATTTTCTGGTATCTCTGCCAAATTTCTTGGGACTTTAAAACTCGAAAATCATCTTTTATAGATTTTATTATCACCTCCTTTTTAGCAGGAATGGCTAGTTTGATTATGACTCTTCCTACACTGTTTGATTTACAAACTCATGGGGAGAACTTAACTGCCATCACAAAATTAAAGACAGATAGTAGCTGGTATCTGGATATTTTCGCAAAACAATTCATTGGATCTTTTGATACAACTAAGTATGGATCTATACCAATGATTTTTGTTGGATTGCTTCCTTTTATTTTAACCATTCTATTTTTCACAATAAAATCCATAAGGTTTCACGTGAAACTTACCTATGCAATTTTTTTCACTTTTTTAATAACAAGCTTTTACATAGAAGCACTTGATTTATTTTGGCAGGGGATGCATACCCCAAATATGTTTTTGCATCGCTATGCTTGGATTTTTTCCACTCTGTTAATTTATACTGCAGCAGAAGTACTAAATCGCTTGAAAGAACTGAAGCTCTGGAATCTATTTGTCTCATTTTCTCTTGTACTGACAGGATTTTTGGCTACTGTATACTTTAAATCACACTATTCTTTTTTGACAGATTTGAATATCTTACTCACTCTTGAATTTCTACTAGTTTATGCTCTTTTACTCTTTGCAGTCATCAGAAAATTTATCTCTGTAAATCTATTTGCAATTCTTTTGTCTTTATTTATAACAGCTGAGTTAAGCTTAAATGCTTCATCTCAAATGGAAGGAATAGTTAAAGAATGGGCTTTTGCTTCTCGCAGCGTCTATAATAGAGATATCACTGCTATGGAATCCATTCTAAACCAAATTGACAATCCATTTACACGTACTGAGAAACTGCAAATTCAGACAGGAAATGACAGTATGAAATTTAACTATAATGGAATCTCTCAATTTTCATCTGTACGAAATCGTTCAGCTAGCACTAGTTTGGATAAACTTGGATTCAAATCCTCTGGAACCAACCTCAATCTCCGTTATGCAAATAACAGTATTTTGGCGGACAGTTTATTTGGAATCCAGTACAATATTTCTGAAACTTCACTTGATAAGTATGGCTTTCAAGAAATTTATCAAAAGGATCATTTAATCTTATATAAAAATCAACTCTCTTTACCCATTGCCTTTGCCACTCAATCTATTTACACAGATGTAAACTTTAACAATCACACTCTAGATAATCAGGCTTTATTTATAAACCAGCTTGCTAATCTCAACTTAAATTACTTCTCCCCAATAGCATATGATAAAACAGATACTTCAGATGGTTTAACGAGCATCACAGCTTCTGCGAATGAAGATGCAAAGATTGATTATCAAATTGAGGTTCCTCAAAATAGCCAAGTCTATCTCTCTTTTTCAAATCTTCATTTTACTAATGATAAACAAAAGAAAGTTGACATCCTTGTCAACGGTGAAAAAAAGACTTTTACAACTGACAATGCATTTAATTTCTTTAATTTGGGTTATACTGAAGAACAAAAAACTTTCAATATCAGTGTTAGTTTCCCTGGAAATTCTCAGGTGTCATTTGAATCTCCAACCTTCTATCGTTTAGATACTCAGGCTCTTACTGAAGCAATCCAAAAAATTAAAGAACAACCTGTAGAAGTATCCACCTCTAAAAATAAAGTCTTTGCTACATATGAAGTAAAACAAGATACCTCTATTTTCTTCACTATCCCTTATGACAAAGGTTGGTCTGCATACCAGGATGGGAAAAAACTTGAAATCAAGCAGGCTCAAACTGGTTTTATGAAAGTTGATGTTCCAAAGGGAAAAGGCACCATTACACTTTCCTTTATCCCCAATGGTTTTGTTATTGGAGCAGCCTGCTCACTAACTGCCCTTCTTCTTTTTGGGATCTATAATCACAGACAAAATTTATCTAAGACAGAAAAAGATTGA
- a CDS encoding ParB/RepB/Spo0J family partition protein — MEKFEMISISDIQKNPYQPRKEFDVKKLKELAQSIKENGVIQPIIVRQSPVIGYEILAGERRYRASLLAGLTSIPAVVKHLSDQEMMIQSIIENLQRENLNPVEEARAYDSLVEKGYTHTEIADKMGKSRPYITNFIRLLSLPDYILSEVENGKISQAHARSLVGLDKEQQDYFFQLIKNEDISVRKLETLLTEKKQKKQKKNDSFIKDEEDKLKKLLGLNVEIKLSKKDTGKVIISFSSQEEYDRIINSLK; from the coding sequence ATGGAAAAATTTGAAATGATTTCTATCTCGGACATACAAAAAAATCCTTACCAACCTCGGAAAGAATTTGATGTAAAAAAATTAAAAGAATTAGCTCAGTCAATCAAAGAAAATGGGGTCATCCAACCCATCATCGTTCGTCAATCTCCTGTAATTGGTTATGAAATCCTTGCAGGAGAAAGACGATATCGAGCTTCTCTCTTGGCTGGTCTGACCTCTATTCCAGCCGTTGTGAAACACCTCTCAGATCAGGAAATGATGATTCAGTCTATCATTGAGAATTTACAAAGAGAAAACTTGAATCCAGTTGAAGAGGCACGCGCCTATGACTCTTTAGTTGAAAAAGGATATACCCATACCGAAATAGCAGATAAAATGGGGAAATCTCGTCCTTATATCACTAATTTTATTCGTTTGCTTTCCCTACCAGATTATATCTTATCTGAAGTAGAAAATGGAAAAATTTCTCAAGCTCATGCACGTTCACTAGTTGGTTTGGATAAAGAGCAGCAAGACTATTTCTTCCAATTAATCAAAAATGAAGACATCTCTGTGAGAAAGTTAGAAACACTGCTGACAGAGAAAAAACAAAAGAAGCAGAAAAAAAATGATTCTTTCATCAAAGATGAGGAAGATAAATTAAAAAAACTACTTGGATTAAATGTAGAAATTAAACTTTCTAAAAAAGATACTGGAAAGGTTATTATTTCTTTTTCAAGCCAAGAAGAATATGACAGAATTATCAACAGCCTGAAATAA
- a CDS encoding S1C family serine protease — MKHLQTFYKKGVTFLIIILIGFLSGALGSFVTLQLYQKQVSQATNNTTNTVTQTSYKNENATTQAVNKVKDAVVSVITYSSNRQNSVFGNDETDTDTDSQQVASEGSGVIYKKNGKDAYLVTNTHVIKGASKVDIRLADGTKVPGEIVGSDTFSDIAVVKISSEKVTTVAEFGDSSKLNVGETAIAIGSPLGSEYANTVTQGIISSLNRNVSLKSQDGQAISTKAIQTDTAINPGNSGGPLVNIQGQVIGITSSKIASNGGTSVEGLGFAIPSNDAQNIIKQLESDGKVTRPALGIQMVNLANIGASDLRKLNIPSSVTSGVVVKSVQSNMPASGHLEKYDVITKVDDKEISSSTDLQSALYNHSIGDTIKITYYRNGKEETTTVKLDKSTSDLES; from the coding sequence ATGAAACACTTACAAACATTTTACAAAAAAGGAGTTACCTTTCTTATCATCATTCTGATAGGATTTTTGAGTGGTGCCCTAGGAAGTTTTGTGACACTGCAACTTTATCAAAAACAAGTAAGTCAAGCCACAAATAACACTACAAACACTGTTACTCAGACTTCCTACAAAAATGAAAATGCAACAACTCAGGCCGTTAACAAGGTAAAAGATGCCGTTGTGTCGGTCATCACTTATTCATCAAATCGGCAAAATAGTGTTTTTGGAAATGACGAGACAGATACGGATACCGACTCTCAACAGGTAGCAAGTGAAGGTTCTGGTGTTATTTACAAAAAGAATGGGAAAGATGCCTACCTTGTGACAAATACCCACGTTATTAAAGGAGCTTCAAAAGTTGATATCCGTTTAGCAGACGGTACAAAAGTTCCTGGTGAAATTGTCGGTTCTGATACGTTCTCTGATATTGCTGTCGTAAAAATTTCTTCAGAAAAAGTCACAACCGTAGCAGAATTTGGAGATTCTAGCAAGCTTAATGTCGGAGAAACTGCAATCGCAATTGGTAGTCCTCTGGGCTCAGAATATGCCAATACAGTTACCCAAGGAATCATTTCAAGTCTCAATCGAAATGTCTCTCTAAAATCTCAAGATGGTCAAGCCATTTCTACAAAAGCTATTCAGACAGATACTGCTATTAACCCTGGTAACTCTGGTGGTCCACTGGTAAATATTCAAGGACAAGTCATCGGTATTACATCAAGTAAAATTGCAAGTAATGGTGGAACCTCTGTCGAAGGTCTTGGTTTTGCAATCCCATCAAATGATGCTCAAAATATTATTAAACAGCTTGAAAGTGATGGTAAAGTGACTCGCCCTGCTCTTGGAATTCAAATGGTTAATTTAGCTAATATCGGAGCTAGTGATCTTAGAAAACTCAATATTCCAAGTAGCGTAACTTCTGGTGTAGTGGTAAAATCTGTTCAAAGTAATATGCCTGCATCTGGTCACCTTGAAAAATACGACGTTATTACCAAAGTTGACGACAAGGAGATTTCTTCGTCAACAGATTTACAGAGTGCTCTTTACAACCATTCTATCGGAGACACCATTAAAATCACCTACTATCGAAATGGGAAAGAGGAGACTACAACTGTTAAGCTAGATAAAAGTACAAGTGATTTAGAATCTTAA
- a CDS encoding YhgE/Pip domain-containing protein gives MFKEWKAIFKKPTFIIVMIGISLIPALYNIIFLSSMWDPYGQLSELPVAVVNKDKEASYNGQTMTIGDDMVSNLKENKALDFHFVNEEEGEKGLEDGEYYMVVTLPSDLSEKATSILTNHPEQMQIDYQTSSGHSFIASKMSDSAMTQLKQTVSTNVTETYTKALFQKMNDLKSGINKAADGSEQLANGADQLVTGSQTLTTNLNTLANSSVTFSNGADQFTKGLSSYVSAIEQLHLGLGTFNSGLQSYTNAVSQVDTGLGQLASKTPELVTGVNQLNTGIKSYTGGVSQLDTGLNQFSVGVNAYTSSVKELSNGTSQLSNQSDTLRDGMEQLNTGIKEISSQLESSSQQNKEMVQLATSLGELNKTLQALTISDNTQLKSTLSEALPNLTTLAQDIVTKSQTEQEKTLANLQSTATYQSLTEEQKKELTEAISKNSNSTIESAKTILTTVGGLKESIENSEQQVSNLSDVQMKANQLLPLASSSLTTLSNGFTTLQTTVNNQLVSGSQSIEKGVVNYTKGLDTISIGANQLSEKNANLTTSLDQLVSGSSKLTENTSTLTAGVDALAGKAPELVSGIGSLSSGSAQLNNKSPELIAGLTKLQFGSGQLTDKSTQLLSAASQLGSGAMKIADGTGKLAEGGTSLTSGLEYLQTGVDSLGQGLGNANNQLKSASTESKNAETLSEPLLLSKTDNDQVPVNGIAMAPYMISVALFVAAISTNMIFAKLPSGRHPESRWAWLKSRSEINGIIAVLAGVLVYGGVHLIGLTANHEMRTLILIIITSLAFMSMVTALTTWNSRLGAFFSLILLLLQLASSAGTYPLALTNDFFKSVNPWLPMSYSVSGLRQTISMTGNIHHQVIFLIITLAFFTALGMLAYQPKKMEED, from the coding sequence ATGTTTAAAGAATGGAAAGCAATATTTAAAAAACCGACCTTTATCATTGTAATGATAGGGATTTCTCTCATCCCAGCTCTATACAACATCATATTTTTATCATCTATGTGGGATCCTTATGGCCAATTATCCGAGTTACCTGTGGCAGTTGTCAATAAAGATAAGGAAGCTTCTTATAATGGACAGACAATGACAATTGGTGATGACATGGTGTCTAATTTAAAAGAAAATAAGGCTTTAGATTTTCATTTTGTTAATGAAGAGGAAGGGGAAAAAGGGCTAGAAGATGGTGAATACTACATGGTAGTGACTTTACCAAGTGACTTATCTGAAAAAGCTACTTCTATCCTAACGAATCATCCTGAACAGATGCAAATTGATTATCAGACGTCAAGTGGACATAGCTTTATTGCAAGTAAGATGAGTGATTCTGCAATGACACAATTAAAACAAACCGTCTCCACTAATGTTACCGAAACGTATACCAAGGCTTTATTTCAAAAAATGAATGACTTGAAGTCTGGGATAAATAAGGCAGCTGACGGAAGTGAACAATTGGCTAATGGAGCCGATCAGTTGGTGACGGGAAGTCAAACATTGACGACAAATCTTAATACTCTAGCTAACTCAAGTGTAACTTTTTCAAATGGAGCAGATCAATTTACAAAAGGTTTATCTAGCTATGTATCTGCTATAGAGCAATTACATCTTGGTTTAGGAACTTTTAATAGTGGTTTACAAAGTTATACAAATGCTGTCTCACAAGTTGACACTGGACTTGGTCAATTAGCTTCAAAAACTCCTGAGTTGGTGACAGGTGTAAATCAGCTAAATACAGGTATAAAGTCCTATACAGGTGGCGTTTCACAACTGGATACAGGTCTCAATCAATTTTCAGTTGGTGTAAATGCATATACAAGTAGTGTGAAAGAACTTTCTAACGGAACAAGTCAATTATCCAATCAATCAGATACACTAAGAGATGGAATGGAGCAATTAAATACTGGTATTAAAGAAATTTCAAGTCAATTAGAGTCCTCATCTCAACAAAATAAAGAAATGGTTCAACTGGCAACTAGCTTAGGAGAACTGAATAAAACACTACAAGCTCTTACGATATCGGATAATACTCAACTGAAAAGTACATTATCAGAGGCTTTGCCAAATCTAACAACTCTTGCTCAGGATATTGTGACTAAAAGTCAGACAGAACAAGAGAAAACTCTTGCTAACCTTCAATCAACAGCTACTTATCAATCTCTCACAGAGGAACAAAAGAAAGAACTGACAGAAGCTATTTCTAAAAATTCTAATTCTACTATTGAGTCAGCAAAAACAATTTTAACGACAGTAGGGGGATTGAAAGAAAGTATAGAGAATTCAGAACAACAAGTATCTAATCTATCTGATGTGCAGATGAAGGCAAATCAACTTTTACCTTTAGCATCTAGCTCCTTGACAACATTGTCAAATGGATTTACAACATTACAAACTACTGTCAACAATCAGTTAGTTTCTGGAAGTCAGTCAATCGAAAAAGGAGTTGTAAACTACACTAAAGGACTGGATACTATTTCTATAGGTGCTAATCAACTAAGTGAAAAGAATGCAAATTTAACAACTAGTCTAGATCAATTAGTTTCTGGATCAAGTAAGTTGACAGAAAATACATCAACCTTGACAGCTGGAGTAGATGCGTTAGCTGGAAAAGCTCCAGAATTAGTATCAGGTATAGGAAGCTTGTCATCTGGGTCTGCTCAATTGAATAATAAGAGCCCAGAGCTGATAGCAGGTCTTACTAAATTACAATTTGGCTCTGGTCAATTAACAGACAAATCAACACAGTTACTTTCTGCAGCATCTCAACTAGGAAGTGGCGCTATGAAGATTGCAGATGGTACTGGAAAACTAGCAGAAGGTGGAACAAGCTTAACCTCTGGTCTTGAATATTTACAGACAGGAGTTGATTCATTAGGACAAGGATTAGGCAATGCTAATAATCAACTCAAATCAGCTTCAACAGAATCTAAAAATGCAGAAACATTATCTGAACCTCTACTTCTCTCAAAAACAGATAATGACCAAGTTCCTGTAAATGGGATTGCCATGGCTCCTTATATGATATCAGTTGCTCTTTTTGTTGCTGCTATATCTACCAATATGATTTTTGCGAAGTTGCCTTCTGGACGTCACCCAGAGAGTCGTTGGGCTTGGTTGAAGTCTCGTTCTGAAATAAATGGGATTATAGCTGTCTTAGCAGGTGTTTTAGTTTATGGAGGTGTTCATCTTATTGGATTGACTGCTAATCATGAGATGAGAACCTTGATTCTAATTATAATCACAAGTTTAGCTTTCATGTCTATGGTAACAGCTTTAACAACTTGGAATAGCCGTTTAGGAGCTTTCTTCTCTCTTATTTTACTATTATTACAGTTAGCATCAAGTGCAGGGACTTATCCACTTGCCTTGACAAATGATTTCTTTAAATCTGTCAATCCATGGTTACCAATGAGTTACTCTGTATCAGGTTTACGACAAACAATCTCTATGACAGGAAATATTCATCACCAAGTAATTTTCCTTATTATAACACTAGCTTTCTTTACTGCTTTAGGTATGCTAGCTTATCAACCTAAGAAAATGGAAGAAGATTAA
- the comE gene encoding competence system response regulator transcription factor ComE, giving the protein MKVLILEDVIEHQVRLERILNEISEESNIPISYKTTGKVREFKEYIENDEVNQLYFLDIDIHGIEKKGFEVAQFIRHHNPYAIIVFITSRSEFATLTYKYQVSALDFVDKDINDELFKKRIEQSIFYTKSMLLENEDVVDYFDYNYKGNDLKIPYHDILYIETTGVSHKLRIIGKNFAKEFYGTMTDIQEKDKHTQRFYSPHKSFLINIGNVREIDRKNLEVVFYEDHRCPITRLKVRKLKDILEKKSKK; this is encoded by the coding sequence ATGAAAGTATTAATTTTAGAAGATGTTATTGAGCATCAAGTGAGACTAGAGAGAATATTGAATGAAATCTCGGAGGAATCAAATATTCCTATTTCTTACAAGACAACAGGAAAAGTTCGTGAGTTTAAGGAATATATCGAAAATGATGAAGTAAATCAGCTTTATTTCCTAGATATCGATATTCACGGAATTGAGAAAAAGGGCTTTGAAGTGGCACAGTTTATCCGTCATCACAATCCTTATGCTATTATTGTCTTTATTACCAGTCGATCTGAATTTGCTACCTTAACGTACAAATACCAGGTATCAGCTCTAGATTTTGTAGACAAAGACATCAATGATGAATTGTTCAAAAAACGTATCGAGCAGAGTATTTTTTACACTAAGAGCATGCTGCTTGAAAACGAAGATGTTGTAGACTATTTTGATTACAACTATAAGGGAAATGATTTGAAAATCCCTTACCATGATATTTTGTATATCGAAACAACAGGTGTTTCTCATAAGTTGCGGATTATTGGTAAGAATTTTGCCAAAGAGTTCTATGGAACAATGACAGATATTCAAGAAAAGGACAAACATACCCAGCGATTTTATTCTCCTCATAAATCTTTCCTAATCAATATTGGAAATGTTAGAGAAATTGATCGAAAGAATTTAGAAGTTGTCTTTTATGAAGATCATCGCTGTCCCATCACTCGTTTGAAAGTTCGTAAACTGAAAGATATTCTGGAGAAAAAATCTAAAAAGTAA
- the rlmH gene encoding 23S rRNA (pseudouridine(1915)-N(3))-methyltransferase RlmH has product MKIKIVTVGKLKEKYLKDGIAEYTKRISRFATVEIIELADEKTPDKASESENYKILEIEGNRILSKVGERDFVVVLAIEGKTLSSEEFSRQLEQASIKGFSTLTFIIGGSLGLSPAVKYRANLSVSFGRLTLPHQLMRLVLVEQIYRAFTIQQGSPYHK; this is encoded by the coding sequence ATGAAAATAAAAATTGTAACAGTTGGAAAACTGAAGGAAAAATACCTTAAAGATGGCATTGCTGAATATACTAAACGAATTTCTCGTTTTGCCACTGTAGAAATCATTGAGTTAGCTGATGAAAAAACTCCAGATAAGGCAAGTGAGTCAGAAAATTACAAAATATTAGAAATAGAGGGAAATCGAATTCTTTCTAAAGTTGGAGAAAGAGATTTTGTTGTTGTGTTGGCAATTGAAGGAAAAACTCTCTCTTCAGAAGAATTCAGTAGACAGCTGGAACAGGCTTCTATAAAGGGATTTTCTACCCTTACATTTATTATTGGTGGAAGTCTGGGACTATCCCCTGCTGTGAAGTATCGAGCGAATCTTTCTGTTAGTTTTGGACGTTTGACCTTGCCACATCAGTTAATGAGATTAGTTCTTGTTGAACAAATTTATCGTGCTTTTACCATTCAGCAGGGATCCCCTTATCATAAATAG
- the comD gene encoding competence system sensor histidine kinase ComD codes for MNLFGLVIAFFYVFIISKIYEWTCSATKKEKYIYSLYVFLLQLILEEIMYLLALDGYGLSKFLFPLLIFGYFVGFQKYDKSKGVFISLLFSLLYHSSNNFISVTLSSITGDDIALEYNNYFIIFVLILTYLVIKIVISYFHLEFKYFDKEYLYSFLKKVLYAFIFLHIVSFISDIVSTISHLNSFGSILSTIVFICLLLIFFAMNSYKVQIEKEIALKQKKFEQKHLQTYTDEIVKLYNEIRGFRHDYAGMLVSMQMAIDSEDLQEIDRVYNEVLVKANQKLRSEKYTYFDLNNLEDSALRSLIAQSIVYARNNDVEFTLEVKDVITRLSMDLLDLVRIMSILLNNAVEGAADSYLKQMEVAVIKMDFETVIVIQNSCKITMTPSEDLFALGFSTKGRNRGLGLNNVKEILDKYDNIMLETEMEDNTFRQIIRFKREFE; via the coding sequence ATGAATTTATTTGGATTAGTAATAGCTTTTTTTTATGTTTTTATCATTAGTAAAATTTATGAATGGACTTGTAGTGCAACTAAAAAAGAAAAATATATTTATAGTCTTTATGTCTTTTTACTACAATTAATATTAGAAGAAATAATGTATTTGCTAGCCTTAGATGGTTACGGTTTGTCTAAATTTTTATTTCCTTTACTCATATTCGGTTACTTTGTTGGATTTCAGAAGTATGATAAGTCTAAGGGAGTTTTTATAAGCCTATTATTTTCTCTCTTATATCATAGTAGTAATAACTTTATATCGGTAACTTTATCATCTATAACAGGAGATGATATTGCATTAGAATATAATAATTATTTTATTATATTTGTACTTATTTTAACCTATTTGGTTATTAAAATTGTCATATCTTATTTCCATTTGGAGTTTAAATATTTTGACAAAGAATATCTCTATTCTTTTTTGAAAAAAGTGCTATATGCATTTATCTTCTTGCATATCGTCTCTTTTATTTCAGATATCGTGAGTACTATTTCTCATTTAAATAGTTTTGGAAGTATTTTATCAACCATTGTTTTTATTTGCTTGTTATTGATTTTCTTTGCAATGAATTCTTATAAGGTTCAAATTGAAAAAGAGATTGCCCTAAAGCAGAAGAAATTTGAACAAAAGCATTTACAGACTTATACTGATGAAATTGTCAAGTTGTATAATGAAATTCGAGGTTTTCGTCATGACTATGCAGGTATGCTTGTCAGCATGCAAATGGCAATTGACAGTGAAGATTTACAGGAAATTGACAGAGTTTACAATGAAGTATTAGTAAAAGCGAATCAAAAACTGCGTTCAGAAAAATATACTTACTTTGATTTGAACAATTTAGAAGATTCAGCTTTACGTAGTTTGATTGCTCAATCCATTGTTTATGCACGAAATAATGATGTAGAGTTTACATTGGAAGTAAAGGATGTTATTACTAGATTGTCAATGGATTTACTTGATCTTGTTCGCATCATGAGTATTCTCTTAAACAATGCTGTTGAAGGAGCCGCGGATAGTTACTTGAAACAAATGGAAGTTGCAGTCATTAAAATGGATTTTGAGACAGTTATAGTCATCCAGAATTCATGTAAAATCACTATGACGCCTTCAGAGGACTTATTTGCCTTAGGTTTCTCTACCAAGGGAAGAAATAGAGGTTTAGGGCTTAATAATGTCAAAGAGATTCTAGATAAATATGACAACATTATGTTAGAAACAGAGATGGAAGACAACACATTTAGACAAATTATTAGATTTAAGAGGGAATTCGAATGA